From Etheostoma spectabile isolate EspeVRDwgs_2016 chromosome 8, UIUC_Espe_1.0, whole genome shotgun sequence, a single genomic window includes:
- the tspan18b gene encoding tetraspanin-18B codes for MGQGEASVRGTTMEGDCLSCIKYLMFVFNFLIFLGGSFLLGVGVWVLVDPTGFREIVAANPLLFTGVYIILGMGGMLFLLGFLGCCGAIRENKCLLLFFFMLILLIFLAELAAAILAFIFREHLTREYFTKELKRHYQGYNNTDVFTSTWNAIMTTFDCCGVNSPEDFKDSLFRLINQYHMVPEACCQHNSQTGELAYIGQEQCLTGNMMFRNNKGCYSAVVDYFELYIYVAGALAIVVLTIELFAMVFAMCLFRGIQ; via the exons ATG gggCAGGGAGAGGCTTCAGTACGGGGGACAACCATGGAGGGTGACTGTCTCAGCTGCATCAAGTACCTCATGTTTGTCTTCAATTTCCTCATCTTT CTGGGGGGCTCTTTCCTCCTGGGAGTGGGAGTGTGGGTACTGGTGGACCCAACAGGATTCAGGGAAATCGTAGCAGCCAACCCCCTGCTATTCACTGGTGTCTACATCATCCTGGGCATGGGAGGCATGCTCTTCCTTCTGGGCTTCCTTGGCTGCTGTGGAGCCATCCGTGAAAACAAGTGTCTGCTCCTCTTT TTCTTCATGctcatcctcctcatcttcttAGCAGAACTGGCTGCTGCCATCCTGGCCTTCATATTTCGGGAGCAC ctgacCAGAGAGTACTTCACCAAGGAGCTGAAGAGACACTATCAGGGCTACAACAACACTGACGTCTTCACCTCCACGTGGAATGCCATCATGACTACA TTTGACTGCTGTGGAGTGAACAGCCCAGAGGACTTTAAGGACAGCCTGTTCAGGCTGATCAACCAATATCATATGGTGCCAGAAGCCTGCTGCCAGCATAACAGTCAGACTGGGGAGTTGGCCTATATCGGCCAGGAGCAGTGCTTAACAGGCAATATGATGTTCCGCAATAACAAG GGCTGTTACTCTGCAGTAGTTGACTACTTTGAACTGTACATCTATGTGGCTGGAGCGCTCGCCATTGTGGTGCTGACCATTGAG CTCTTTGCCATGGTCTTTGCAATGTGTCTCTTTAGGGGAATCCAATAG